In a genomic window of uncultured Sphaerochaeta sp.:
- a CDS encoding BrnA antitoxin family protein, with translation MKAEYDFSKGIKNPYIHKLPKQQVTIRLDSETVSYFKQLAQNTGIAYQTIINLYLADCVKKKRTVDISFPEA, from the coding sequence ATGAAAGCAGAATATGATTTTTCAAAAGGGATCAAAAACCCGTACATTCATAAGCTACCGAAACAACAAGTGACCATCAGACTGGACTCTGAAACTGTTTCTTATTTCAAGCAACTTGCACAGAATACGGGGATAGCCTATCAGACCATTATCAATCTGTATCTGGCTGACTGTGTGAAAAAGAAGAGAACCGTGGATATCTCGTTCCCCGAGGCATAG
- a CDS encoding ABC transporter ATP-binding protein, which translates to MKEILLKTEHITMQFGGVVAVDDLNIEIEKDKITALIGPNGAGKTTAFNVITGGYQPSNGRVTFDGLVIGENYPRSKMKKIYNGTYKTPFEKQVVNTPDKITRLGMARTFQNIRLFKDLTVFENVLIAKHCHIKAGLFSSTFMLNREEEAKMLQDTEALLDRVGLLSNRDEKSSSLPYGKQRRLEIARALATGPKLLLLDEPAAGMNPKETEELSLFIKEVKESFNLTVFLIEHHMNLVMDISDTIYVLDYGKTIAQGTPAEVQNDPAVIRAYLGVDEA; encoded by the coding sequence ATGAAAGAGATCCTCCTGAAAACCGAACACATCACCATGCAGTTCGGCGGTGTTGTTGCCGTCGATGACCTGAACATCGAAATCGAGAAGGACAAGATTACCGCTCTCATCGGTCCCAACGGGGCCGGCAAGACGACTGCCTTCAACGTCATTACCGGTGGGTACCAGCCGTCAAACGGCAGGGTTACCTTTGACGGCCTGGTGATAGGGGAGAACTACCCCCGCTCCAAGATGAAGAAGATCTACAACGGGACCTACAAGACCCCGTTTGAGAAGCAGGTGGTCAACACCCCTGACAAGATCACACGCCTGGGTATGGCCCGTACCTTCCAGAACATCCGCCTGTTCAAGGACCTGACGGTCTTTGAGAACGTCCTTATCGCCAAGCACTGCCATATCAAGGCGGGGCTCTTCTCTTCCACCTTCATGCTCAACAGGGAGGAGGAGGCGAAGATGCTTCAGGACACCGAGGCGTTGCTGGACCGGGTAGGGCTTCTATCCAACCGCGATGAGAAGTCATCCTCACTGCCGTACGGCAAGCAACGAAGGCTTGAGATAGCACGTGCCTTGGCCACCGGGCCGAAGCTGCTCTTGCTTGATGAGCCTGCAGCGGGCATGAACCCGAAGGAGACCGAGGAGCTGTCCCTGTTCATCAAGGAGGTCAAGGAGTCGTTCAACCTGACCGTCTTCCTGATCGAGCACCACATGAACCTGGTCATGGATATCTCGGACACCATCTATGTCCTGGATTATGGAAAGACCATCGCTCAGGGAACTCCTGCGGAGGTCCAGAACGATCCTGCAGTCATCAGGGCATACTTGGGGGTGGATGAAGCATGA
- a CDS encoding iron-containing alcohol dehydrogenase has product MQNFSYYNPTRIIFGKGTMSEVGKEAAAWGKKVLFHFGGGSIKKNGVYDTVTASLKAAGLDIVYLGGVVPNPHLSLVREGIALCKKEKIDFILAVGGGSVIDSAKAIAFGAKLPSSEDVWNDYYAKAEYTIRESLPLGVVLTIPAAGSESSTGSVITDAEHGLKRAVNSETIVAKFAVMDPETNYSLPAYQTACGASDILAHLQERYFTTVEHNDLSDRLLEACMRNVITNAPLALQNPDEYRYRAELMWTGTIAHNNLLDRGRVGDWATHDIEHELSALYDIAHGAGLAILFPAWMRYVHKVDIDRFVQYAVRVWNVDLPLSDKEGIVEEAIQRLQAFYKRIGMPTTLADANIADDKLRFMAENAFVGEKSHLGNFKKLSADDVEKICRLAL; this is encoded by the coding sequence ATGCAAAATTTCTCGTACTACAATCCCACACGAATCATCTTCGGCAAGGGAACCATGTCGGAAGTCGGCAAGGAAGCTGCTGCCTGGGGCAAGAAAGTATTGTTCCATTTTGGTGGTGGTTCGATCAAGAAAAATGGTGTGTATGACACGGTGACAGCTTCTTTGAAGGCAGCCGGATTGGATATTGTCTATCTTGGTGGGGTGGTGCCCAATCCCCATCTTTCCCTGGTCAGGGAAGGGATAGCGCTTTGCAAGAAAGAGAAGATTGATTTTATTCTCGCTGTTGGAGGCGGAAGCGTCATTGATTCTGCCAAGGCGATTGCTTTTGGTGCAAAGCTGCCGTCCTCTGAGGATGTCTGGAATGATTACTACGCGAAGGCTGAGTACACTATACGTGAATCCCTTCCTCTTGGTGTTGTTCTGACCATTCCTGCTGCAGGTTCTGAGAGTTCCACCGGATCGGTCATCACCGATGCTGAGCATGGCTTGAAGCGTGCAGTCAACAGCGAGACCATTGTGGCAAAGTTTGCTGTCATGGATCCTGAGACAAACTACTCTCTTCCGGCATACCAGACTGCTTGTGGTGCTTCAGATATTCTGGCACATCTTCAGGAACGGTATTTCACCACAGTGGAACACAACGACCTTTCGGATCGCTTGCTGGAAGCTTGCATGCGCAACGTCATCACCAATGCTCCTTTGGCTTTGCAGAATCCGGATGAGTATCGGTATCGTGCAGAGCTGATGTGGACTGGTACCATTGCCCATAACAACCTCCTTGATAGAGGTAGGGTAGGAGACTGGGCAACCCATGATATCGAACATGAGCTGAGTGCTTTGTACGACATTGCCCATGGTGCAGGCCTTGCCATTCTCTTCCCGGCATGGATGCGGTATGTGCACAAGGTGGATATCGACAGGTTTGTGCAGTATGCAGTGCGTGTCTGGAATGTGGATCTGCCTTTGAGCGACAAGGAAGGCATCGTGGAAGAGGCTATCCAACGGTTGCAGGCTTTCTACAAGAGAATCGGGATGCCGACTACGTTGGCTGATGCAAACATTGCAGATGATAAGCTCAGGTTCATGGCAGAGAATGCGTTTGTTGGTGAGAAATCACACCTTGGGAACTTCAAGAAGTTGTCTGCTGACGATGTGGAGAAGATCTGTAGGCTTGCGCTGTGA
- a CDS encoding BrnT family toxin, with protein sequence MNEISFVWDDNKAASNLKKHGISFDEAKTVFYDPNAIVISDPDHSLLEDRFVILGLSNRLSLLVVCHCYRENDEVIRIISARKAKTKETQTYEGEV encoded by the coding sequence ATGAATGAGATTTCTTTTGTCTGGGATGATAATAAAGCTGCGTCGAATCTCAAGAAACATGGGATTTCATTTGACGAAGCGAAGACAGTGTTCTATGACCCGAATGCAATTGTCATTTCTGATCCGGATCATTCACTTCTTGAAGATCGGTTTGTCATTTTAGGATTGAGCAACCGATTATCTCTTCTGGTTGTTTGTCATTGTTACCGAGAAAATGATGAAGTCATCAGGATTATTTCGGCTCGGAAAGCTAAAACAAAAGAAACGCAAACCTACGAAGGGGAGGTGTGA
- a CDS encoding ABC transporter substrate-binding protein has protein sequence MKKLTVCLLVFLLASSVLFAAGGTEQKSGVKEVVIGVFEPLTGENGGGGYQEVLGMRYANKVYPTVKINGETYNVRLVEADNKSDKTEAVTAAQSLISSGASVILGSYGSGVSIAAGDIFLDNQVPAIGASCTNPQVTLGNDYYYRVCFLDPFQGTVMANYAWQDGAKKAAVITQLGDDYSSGLGNFFSRAFQELGGNVVSEQRFQTNTTDFKSILTNIKAADPDVIFAPSSIATAPLIIKQARELGIDAKIMAGDTWENSSIIENAGISAEGVVLSTFFDDADPATAEAAKFITGFKPYLVENKQPDIIPAVSALGYDAYITALKAIELANSTKGPAIRDALAKVDVEGVTGRIVFDANGDANKDMAFIKVVENGQFKFLKTVSVM, from the coding sequence ATGAAGAAACTAACTGTGTGCTTGTTGGTATTCTTGCTGGCCTCTTCCGTACTCTTTGCCGCAGGCGGCACTGAGCAGAAGAGTGGGGTGAAAGAGGTCGTCATTGGGGTATTCGAACCTCTCACCGGTGAAAACGGTGGTGGTGGCTACCAGGAAGTCCTGGGCATGCGCTACGCCAACAAAGTCTATCCCACCGTCAAGATCAATGGGGAGACCTACAACGTCAGACTCGTCGAAGCCGACAATAAGTCTGACAAGACCGAAGCTGTCACCGCTGCACAGAGCCTGATCTCCAGCGGCGCATCCGTCATCCTCGGCTCGTATGGCTCTGGTGTATCCATTGCAGCCGGAGACATCTTCCTGGACAACCAGGTGCCCGCCATCGGCGCATCCTGCACCAACCCCCAGGTTACCCTCGGAAACGACTACTATTATAGAGTATGTTTCCTCGATCCCTTCCAGGGCACCGTCATGGCCAACTACGCTTGGCAGGATGGCGCCAAGAAGGCAGCAGTCATTACCCAGCTTGGTGACGACTACTCCTCTGGCTTGGGCAACTTCTTCAGCAGAGCATTCCAGGAACTGGGTGGCAACGTTGTCAGCGAACAGCGCTTCCAGACCAATACCACCGACTTCAAGTCCATCCTGACCAACATCAAGGCTGCCGATCCTGATGTAATCTTCGCACCGTCCTCCATCGCCACCGCCCCCTTGATCATCAAGCAGGCTCGCGAATTGGGCATCGATGCCAAGATCATGGCTGGTGACACCTGGGAGAACTCCTCCATCATCGAGAACGCAGGAATCAGCGCAGAAGGCGTTGTCCTCTCCACATTCTTTGACGATGCAGATCCCGCTACCGCAGAAGCAGCAAAATTCATTACCGGTTTCAAGCCGTATCTGGTTGAGAACAAGCAGCCGGACATCATCCCCGCAGTCTCCGCACTCGGCTACGATGCCTACATCACCGCCCTCAAGGCGATTGAGCTTGCAAACTCCACCAAAGGCCCCGCTATCCGCGACGCCCTTGCAAAGGTTGATGTGGAAGGCGTAACCGGTCGCATCGTATTTGATGCAAATGGTGATGCAAACAAGGATATGGCGTTCATCAAGGTTGTTGAGAACGGCCAGTTCAAGTTCCTGAAGACTGTCAGCGTTATGTAA
- a CDS encoding branched-chain amino acid ABC transporter permease encodes MLKIKRNHLYSIIALALLMVFLYWLNANRLQNGMLVSVLQKGVILALVAVSMNLLNGFTGLFSLGQAGFMSIGAYTTAILLIPVQNLDGVYYMNGVHPAIRALKMAVASSPEFIQIIFPFMALLFGGLLAALAAALVGIAVLRLKSDYLAIATLGLSEIVRAIFSSPQFDQITNGSYGLNKIPNFPPMLWGAIPSLITPFIVVSICIVFIVFLIKSSYGRAFKAIREDEIAAEAMGINLFKHKSMSFVISSFFSAIAGGLLAMYMRSIEAKTFSITLTYDILLIVVIGGIGSVTGSVLSAFLVTAAKEWWLRFFDQPLLIGSWQVPLFRTGFRMVIFSILLMIVVLIYRRGIMGTNEFSWDRILKRLKFKRSKEGGKK; translated from the coding sequence ATGTTGAAGATCAAAAGAAACCACCTCTACAGTATCATCGCCTTGGCCTTGCTGATGGTCTTCCTCTATTGGCTCAATGCAAACCGGCTGCAGAACGGCATGCTCGTCTCTGTCTTGCAGAAGGGTGTCATCCTTGCCTTGGTTGCTGTTTCCATGAACCTGCTCAACGGCTTTACCGGACTGTTCAGTCTCGGGCAGGCAGGCTTCATGTCCATCGGTGCCTACACCACCGCAATCCTGCTCATCCCGGTGCAGAACCTGGATGGTGTCTACTATATGAATGGCGTGCACCCTGCGATCAGGGCCCTGAAGATGGCTGTTGCATCCTCTCCTGAGTTCATCCAGATCATCTTCCCCTTCATGGCCCTCCTGTTCGGTGGGCTTCTGGCAGCACTTGCAGCCGCCTTGGTCGGCATCGCCGTCCTCAGGCTCAAGAGTGACTACCTGGCCATCGCCACCTTGGGTCTTTCTGAAATTGTCAGGGCAATCTTCTCCTCCCCGCAGTTTGACCAGATCACCAACGGATCGTATGGGTTGAACAAGATCCCCAACTTCCCACCCATGCTCTGGGGAGCCATTCCCTCGCTCATCACCCCCTTCATTGTGGTGTCCATCTGTATCGTCTTCATCGTCTTTCTGATCAAGAGTTCCTACGGCCGTGCCTTCAAGGCCATCCGCGAGGATGAGATCGCAGCAGAAGCCATGGGCATAAACCTTTTCAAGCACAAGTCGATGAGCTTTGTCATCAGCTCCTTCTTCTCCGCCATTGCAGGAGGACTGCTTGCCATGTACATGCGCTCCATCGAGGCGAAGACCTTCTCCATCACCCTTACCTACGACATCCTGCTCATCGTCGTCATCGGCGGTATCGGCAGTGTCACCGGTTCGGTGCTCAGTGCCTTCCTGGTCACTGCGGCAAAAGAGTGGTGGCTGCGCTTCTTCGACCAGCCGCTGCTGATAGGTTCGTGGCAGGTTCCGCTCTTCCGCACCGGCTTCAGAATGGTCATCTTCTCCATCCTGCTGATGATCGTGGTTCTCATCTACCGCAGAGGCATCATGGGAACCAATGAATTCAGCTGGGATAGGATACTCAAACGCTTGAAGTTCAAGCGTTCGAAAGAAGGAGGCAAGAAATGA
- a CDS encoding ATP-binding protein encodes MTTDELKAIINDVTSRRMEGQTLEIKAAPDGNPKRLYDTLSSFSNQDEGGVILFGIDEKKGFQKVGVYDPADLQNKIVEQCNEMVPKIRPLITVCEEDGMFFVSAEIPAIDIVDRPCHYGGKGRLKGSYIRVGQSDEPMSEYEVFSYEAYRKKYRDDIRPIEGAQETSLVKEALQRYILTLRSNKPNLAKLDDQQILGLMSMIVDGHPTMSAVLLFCPYPQAYFPQLVINAISIPGFRVGDIGAHNERFTDNKRIEGTLEDMLSSALVFIKNTMKVRTIVDAKTGIRADTTDYPMVAIREVILNALIHRDYSIHTQGMPIQLIMYEDRMEVKNPDGLYGRIALDQLGKIQPDTRNPVLATSMELMSLTENRYSGIPTIYRVMREAGNPDPVFESSRGLFTVTLYKRTGSVQANAENLSEFETMILAFCKTPKTRKELAEYFRFKSVAYFTKNYIFPLVEKNLLVMSDPQHPKSSLQTFRTHDAYR; translated from the coding sequence ATGACAACAGATGAACTGAAAGCGATCATCAATGATGTAACGAGTCGACGGATGGAAGGCCAGACTTTGGAGATCAAAGCAGCCCCTGATGGTAATCCAAAGCGACTCTATGACACCTTGTCCAGCTTTTCAAATCAGGATGAGGGGGGTGTCATTCTTTTTGGCATCGATGAGAAGAAAGGTTTTCAGAAGGTAGGCGTGTACGATCCGGCAGATTTGCAGAATAAGATTGTGGAACAGTGCAACGAAATGGTTCCCAAAATCAGGCCCCTTATTACAGTCTGCGAGGAAGATGGGATGTTTTTCGTATCTGCAGAAATCCCAGCAATAGATATCGTTGATCGTCCTTGTCATTACGGTGGGAAGGGGCGACTCAAGGGTTCTTATATCCGTGTAGGGCAGTCTGATGAACCGATGTCAGAGTATGAGGTTTTCAGTTATGAAGCGTATAGAAAGAAATACCGGGATGATATTCGCCCCATTGAGGGTGCACAAGAAACTTCGCTGGTTAAGGAAGCCCTGCAACGGTATATTCTGACGCTTAGATCCAACAAGCCCAATCTGGCCAAACTGGATGATCAACAGATACTGGGTCTGATGAGCATGATCGTGGACGGACACCCCACCATGAGTGCAGTTCTCTTGTTTTGTCCGTATCCCCAGGCATACTTTCCACAGCTTGTCATCAATGCCATTTCCATCCCTGGGTTCCGTGTTGGCGATATCGGTGCACATAATGAACGATTCACCGACAACAAACGTATTGAAGGTACACTGGAAGATATGCTTAGCAGTGCACTTGTCTTCATCAAGAATACTATGAAAGTACGCACCATTGTCGATGCAAAGACCGGAATACGTGCTGATACTACCGATTACCCAATGGTTGCGATAAGGGAAGTAATTCTGAATGCCCTCATCCATAGGGACTACAGCATCCATACACAAGGTATGCCTATCCAGCTGATCATGTATGAGGATAGGATGGAAGTGAAAAACCCTGATGGTTTATACGGTCGCATCGCACTCGACCAACTGGGTAAAATACAGCCTGATACACGGAATCCCGTTCTTGCCACTTCCATGGAGCTCATGTCACTTACTGAAAATCGGTATTCGGGTATTCCTACCATCTATCGGGTCATGCGAGAGGCAGGAAACCCAGATCCAGTATTTGAATCATCACGAGGACTCTTTACCGTAACGCTGTATAAGCGTACAGGATCTGTGCAAGCGAACGCAGAGAATCTTTCCGAATTTGAAACAATGATTCTGGCCTTTTGCAAGACTCCGAAAACCAGGAAAGAACTTGCTGAGTATTTCAGATTCAAATCGGTTGCCTATTTCACGAAGAACTACATTTTTCCGCTTGTGGAGAAAAACTTGTTGGTCATGAGCGATCCGCAGCACCCAAAAAGCTCGCTGCAAACGTTTAGGACGCATGATGCATACAGGTAG
- a CDS encoding RNA-binding domain-containing protein gives MPNIEYMDIEFKELEKETERIPESAIKALVAFLNTEGGELYIGVCDDGSVCGVADPDDTSKRLSSSIHDAIRPDASPFISIRIEEKEGKHVVKASVIVGTERPYYLAKAGLKPGGVYTRLGNACIPMSEAGIRSLMLETTGTSFEQARSMEQDLSFSTLQEAMAKQHLEFGQAQMETLQLIGKDTLFTNVALLLSDQCTHTCKVAVIQGRDTTLFRDRREFSGSILKQLAEVYEFLDTYNKTKASIKGLYREDTFDYPKEAIREALLNCLIHRDYLFSGSNIVNVYDDHIEFISLGGLVRGLSMEAIQLGVSQSRNPILASIFYRLRLVESYGTGIRKILHLYGDCARKPLFKAAEGAYSCILPNRNEEVQYVQTQEGVMSVAKDAFGSEKSSILSLAKQRGSISRKEVEDLMGLKTTKAFRLIKELCDEGKLLQQVSGKFTRYLPSKN, from the coding sequence ATGCCAAATATTGAGTATATGGATATTGAATTCAAGGAGCTGGAAAAAGAAACAGAACGAATTCCTGAATCAGCAATCAAAGCCCTGGTTGCCTTCCTAAATACAGAAGGAGGCGAACTATATATCGGAGTGTGTGACGATGGCAGTGTTTGTGGAGTTGCAGATCCTGATGACACTTCAAAACGACTCTCAAGCAGTATCCATGATGCAATTCGGCCTGATGCATCTCCCTTCATATCCATCAGAATTGAGGAGAAAGAAGGAAAGCATGTTGTAAAAGCTTCTGTGATAGTGGGAACCGAACGTCCGTACTACCTTGCTAAGGCTGGGCTCAAACCAGGTGGCGTATATACCAGGCTTGGCAACGCATGCATACCTATGAGTGAAGCAGGCATACGAAGCCTCATGTTGGAAACCACAGGGACTTCCTTTGAACAAGCAAGAAGTATGGAACAAGACTTGTCATTTTCAACATTGCAGGAAGCAATGGCCAAACAACACCTCGAATTTGGACAGGCACAGATGGAAACACTGCAATTGATTGGGAAGGATACACTCTTCACCAATGTTGCATTGTTGCTATCAGACCAATGTACCCATACCTGCAAGGTTGCAGTGATTCAAGGTCGCGACACTACCCTCTTTCGGGATAGAAGGGAATTCTCTGGTTCAATTCTCAAACAACTTGCTGAGGTCTATGAGTTCCTGGATACCTACAACAAGACAAAAGCGAGCATCAAAGGTCTGTACCGGGAAGACACATTTGACTATCCCAAGGAAGCAATCCGTGAAGCATTGCTGAATTGCCTCATCCATCGTGACTATCTCTTCTCAGGCAGCAACATCGTCAATGTCTATGATGACCACATCGAGTTCATTTCACTTGGAGGTTTGGTCCGCGGCCTTTCGATGGAAGCAATACAGCTGGGAGTCTCCCAATCGAGGAACCCGATTCTTGCTTCAATCTTCTACCGCCTACGTCTTGTTGAAAGTTATGGCACCGGCATCCGCAAGATACTTCACCTCTACGGGGATTGCGCGAGGAAGCCTTTATTCAAAGCTGCTGAAGGTGCTTATTCCTGTATCCTTCCTAACAGGAACGAGGAAGTGCAGTATGTCCAAACGCAAGAAGGAGTCATGAGTGTGGCGAAGGATGCCTTCGGCTCAGAGAAGTCGTCAATCCTTTCACTTGCCAAACAAAGAGGCTCCATCTCAAGAAAAGAAGTAGAAGACCTCATGGGATTGAAGACAACCAAAGCCTTCAGATTGATCAAGGAACTCTGTGATGAGGGGAAGCTTCTACAACAAGTGAGCGGAAAATTCACTCGGTATCTACCAAGCAAGAATTGA
- a CDS encoding branched-chain amino acid ABC transporter permease, translating into MSMTTILQHCLTGISLGGAYALIAIGYTLVYGILRLINFAHGDIFMMAGYFMIFALTSFPWPVAILITLVVTTVMGIGIERAAYKPLRSAPRMSIMISAIGVSYLLQNLSTYLFTAIPRGYPEIPFLKRIFQMGELSASFVTILTPILTIILVVILMILVNKTKTGMAMRAVSKDFETAKLMGININRVISVTFAIGSFLAGVGSILYFTDRMSVTPFSGTLPGLKCFVAAVFGGIGNIPGAVVGGFFIGIVETLLVALGYSTFSDAFTFFLLIVMLLVRPTGLFGEKTVEKV; encoded by the coding sequence ATGAGTATGACAACCATCCTGCAGCACTGCCTGACAGGAATATCCCTAGGAGGGGCGTATGCCTTGATAGCCATTGGCTATACGCTGGTATACGGCATCCTGAGGCTGATCAACTTCGCCCATGGCGATATCTTCATGATGGCAGGCTATTTCATGATCTTCGCGCTCACCAGCTTCCCTTGGCCTGTAGCCATCCTCATCACGCTGGTGGTCACCACTGTCATGGGCATCGGCATAGAGCGTGCCGCGTACAAACCGTTGCGCTCGGCCCCAAGAATGTCCATCATGATCAGTGCCATCGGCGTCTCCTATCTCTTGCAGAACCTTTCCACCTATCTCTTCACCGCCATTCCCCGTGGCTACCCTGAGATTCCCTTCCTCAAGAGAATCTTCCAGATGGGAGAGCTCTCAGCCTCCTTCGTCACCATCCTGACCCCGATCCTTACCATCATCCTGGTTGTCATCCTGATGATCCTGGTCAACAAGACCAAGACCGGCATGGCAATGCGGGCCGTCAGCAAAGACTTTGAAACAGCCAAGCTGATGGGAATCAACATCAACCGTGTCATCTCGGTAACCTTCGCCATCGGATCCTTCCTTGCCGGCGTCGGTTCCATCCTCTATTTTACCGACCGCATGTCGGTAACCCCATTCTCCGGCACCCTGCCGGGTCTCAAGTGCTTCGTCGCTGCCGTCTTCGGCGGTATCGGGAACATACCCGGTGCTGTGGTCGGAGGCTTTTTCATCGGCATCGTCGAAACCCTGCTCGTAGCCCTCGGCTACTCAACCTTCTCCGACGCCTTCACCTTCTTCCTTCTGATCGTGATGCTGCTCGTACGACCGACCGGACTCTTCGGCGAAAAAACAGTGGAGAAAGTGTGA
- a CDS encoding ABC transporter ATP-binding protein: MSLLEIQDLKVCYGGIVALNGITFAVDEGKIITLIGANGAGKSTTLRSIMGLVPITSGTITYNGVKLNGMDTRKIVEMGLVLVPEGRRVFPNLTTLENLKIGGYLQDKAHEQQSLERVYELFPRLKERHWQLAGTLSGGEQQMLAVGRALMANPKMIMMDEPSLGLAPLVVKDIFSIIKRINEAGVTVLLIEQNANVALRTAHTGYVMETGNITLSGPGRELLENEEIKFAYLGKSK; this comes from the coding sequence ATGAGTTTACTGGAAATACAGGACCTGAAGGTCTGCTATGGCGGCATCGTCGCCCTGAACGGAATTACGTTTGCTGTGGATGAAGGGAAGATCATCACCCTCATCGGAGCCAATGGGGCCGGCAAGTCCACCACCTTGCGCTCGATTATGGGGCTGGTGCCCATCACCAGCGGCACGATCACCTACAATGGGGTGAAGCTCAACGGCATGGATACCCGCAAGATCGTGGAAATGGGCCTGGTGCTTGTTCCCGAAGGACGCAGGGTGTTCCCGAACCTTACCACCTTGGAGAACCTCAAGATCGGGGGGTACCTTCAGGACAAGGCACACGAACAGCAGAGCTTGGAGCGTGTCTATGAGCTCTTCCCCCGCCTCAAGGAGCGTCACTGGCAGCTGGCCGGCACGCTTTCCGGTGGTGAGCAGCAGATGCTGGCTGTAGGGCGCGCCCTGATGGCCAACCCGAAGATGATCATGATGGATGAGCCCTCCCTGGGTCTTGCCCCGCTGGTGGTGAAAGACATCTTCTCCATCATCAAGCGCATCAACGAGGCTGGTGTTACCGTCCTTTTGATCGAGCAGAACGCCAACGTCGCCTTGCGCACCGCTCATACCGGCTATGTCATGGAGACAGGGAACATCACCCTCTCAGGACCCGGCAGGGAACTGCTGGAGAATGAGGAGATCAAGTTCGCATACCTGGGCAAATCCAAGTAA
- a CDS encoding type IV toxin-antitoxin system AbiEi family antitoxin domain-containing protein yields the protein MAVLDSIMQEGLLVDRAWFGRHGIESTAVDYYLRAGKIEALVHGLYRKPGPPLKWQQVVYSLIVLGSDVHVGHLTALSYHGYEHTLKLGVAQSIRLYSAQSLPSWVERVDISPGFMKMKRNPFSNGSIGLVDVPFGTWDWPLPYSTAERAFIELASTLVTREDILQAKLMLEGAASLRPMLLQSLLEACGNIQAKRLFLWLARTIGHPWYKHIDISRINLGAGKRQIVSGGILDAQFLITVPKEVQDGQQEPHK from the coding sequence ATGGCTGTGCTGGATTCAATTATGCAGGAAGGATTGCTCGTTGATAGAGCATGGTTTGGCAGGCATGGGATAGAATCTACTGCTGTGGATTATTACCTCCGCGCCGGTAAGATTGAAGCCTTGGTGCATGGTCTCTACAGAAAACCAGGACCGCCGTTGAAATGGCAACAGGTTGTGTACTCGCTGATAGTGCTCGGGTCTGATGTTCATGTCGGGCACTTGACCGCCTTGAGTTATCATGGGTACGAGCATACTTTGAAGCTTGGTGTTGCACAGAGCATCAGATTGTACAGTGCCCAGAGTCTTCCCTCATGGGTGGAAAGGGTGGATATCAGTCCTGGCTTCATGAAGATGAAGCGTAATCCGTTCTCGAATGGTTCGATTGGTCTGGTTGATGTCCCGTTTGGGACATGGGATTGGCCTCTACCATATTCCACTGCTGAACGTGCATTTATCGAGTTGGCAAGCACCCTTGTGACACGCGAAGACATCCTGCAGGCAAAATTGATGTTGGAAGGAGCTGCAAGTCTGCGGCCTATGCTATTGCAGTCACTGTTGGAAGCTTGTGGGAATATCCAAGCGAAGCGATTGTTTCTTTGGCTTGCCAGGACCATAGGCCACCCTTGGTATAAGCATATCGATATATCCCGGATCAACCTAGGGGCTGGAAAACGTCAGATAGTAAGCGGGGGGATTCTTGATGCACAGTTTTTGATCACTGTACCCAAGGAGGTCCAAGATGGACAGCAAGAACCCCATAAATAG